The following proteins are encoded in a genomic region of Rattus rattus isolate New Zealand chromosome 2, Rrattus_CSIRO_v1, whole genome shotgun sequence:
- the LOC116893902 gene encoding putative protein T-ENOL, which translates to MASTSARSGDKKDTWPIQAAASLGGGQKASLSRSEEFLTRISTELTDEALFTARSHMNPMPDKEKQTKDQGTQISRHVFFTKTRGTDTRSDRNRTRTKAHLLPSPREKGVLPTSLTTGG; encoded by the exons ATGGCATCCACATCTGCCAGGAGTGGGGACAAAAAGGACACCTGGCCAATTCAAGCTGCTGCCTCCTTAGGTGGAGGGCAG AAAGCCTCATTATCCCGCTCTGAAGAATTCCTGACCCGAATCAGCACAGAACTTACAGATGAAGCACTGTTTACTGCTCGCTCTCATATGAATCCTATGCCCGACAAGGAAAAGCAGACAAAAGACCAAGGGACTCAGATATCTAGACATG TGTTCTTCACCAAGACCCGAGGCACTGACACCCG CTCTGACAGAAATCGAACTCGAACCAAGGCACACCTTCTGCCATCTCCTCGTGAAAAG ggAGTACTCCCCACCAGCCTGACAACTGGAGGATGA
- the Cdipt gene encoding CDP-diacylglycerol--inositol 3-phosphatidyltransferase isoform X2, producing MPEENIFLFVPNLIGYARIVFAIISFYFMPCCPFTASSFYLLSGLLDAFDGHAARALNQGTRFGAMLDMLTDRCATMCLLVNLALLYPRATLLFQLSMSLDVASHWLHLHSSVVRGSESHKMIDLSGNPVLRIYYTSRPYIVCSLLCSPCVLEMNSSIASCTCSISPRDH from the exons ATGCCAGAGGAAAATATCTTCCTGTTCGTGCCTAATCTTATTG GTTATGCCCGGATTGTTTTCGCCATCATTTCCTTCTACTTTATGCCCTGCTGCCCCTTCACGGCCTCCTCCTTCTATCTACTCAGCGGACTTCTAGACGCTTTCGATGGACACGCAGCTCGAGCCCTTAATCAAG GAACCCGATTTGGGGCCATGCTCGACATGCTGACGGACCGTTGCGCCACCATGTGTCTCTTGGTCAACCTGGCCCTGCTCTACCCTCGGGCCACTCTTCTGTTCCAGCTCAGCATGAGCCTGGACGTGGCCAGTCACTGGCTGCATCTGCACAG ttcTGTGGTGCGAGGCAGTGAGAGCCACAAGATGATTGACCTGTCTGGGAACCCTGTGCTTCGCATCTACTATACTTCCAG ACCTTATATTGTGTGCAGCCTGCTCTGTTCACCCTGTGTGCTGGAAATGAACTCTTCTATTGCCTCCTGTACCTGTTCAATTTCTCCGAGGGACCACTAG
- the Asphd1 gene encoding aspartate beta-hydroxylase domain-containing protein 1 isoform X1: MWKGGNQEAVIEGSGGELGGPGSWGLQDAAGLLARASLPIMFPWPLPLGSSVLTVLLGALTSLFLWYCYRLGSQDMQALGIGSRAGGVSGMPDVCSQTGSRGSGDPGEGHRAEGLVSRRLRAYARRYSWAGMGRVRRAAQGGPGLTGGTGVLGIQRPGLLFLPDLPSSPFVPRDAQRHDVELLQSSFPAILRDFGAVSWDFSGSTPLPRGWSPPLAPGCYQLLLYQAGRCQPSNCRRCPGAYRALRGLRSFMSANTFGNAGFSVLLPGARLEGRCGPTNARVRCHLGLKIPPGCELVVGGEPQCWAEGHCLLVDDSFLHTVAHNGSPEDGPRVVFIVDLWHPNVAGAERQALDFVFAPDP; the protein is encoded by the exons ATGTGGAAGGGAGGGAATCAGGAAGCAGTCATTGAGGGGTCAGGTGGAGAACTGGGGGGACCAGGGAGCTGGGGTCTACAAGATGCAGCAGGCCTCTTAGCCAGAGCCTCTTTGCCTATCATGTTTCCATGGCCACTGCCCCTAGGTTCCTCAGTTCTTACTGTGCTCCTCGGAGCCCTCACTTCTCTGTTCCTTTGGTACTGCTACCGCCTGGGCTCCCAAGACATGCAGGCCCTGGGGATTGGGAGCCGAGCTGGGGGTGTTAGTGGTATGCCTGATGTATGCTCTCAGACTGGCTCACGGGGCTCTGGGGATCCTGGGGAAGGACACAGGGCAGAAGGTCTAGTGAGCCGGCGGCTTCGGGCCTATGCCAGGCGTTACTCCTGGGCTGGAATGGGCAGAGTGAGGCGGGCAGCTCAGGGAGGCCCTGgcctcacaggagggacaggggtACTGGGCATTCAGCGCCCTGGCTTACTTTTCCTACCAGACCTGCCTTCATCCCCCTTTGTGCCACGTGATGCCCAGAGGCATGATGTGGAGCTCCTACAGAGCAGCTTCCCCGCCATTTTGCGGGACTTCGGAGCTGTGAGCTGGGACTTCTCAGGGAGTACCCCTCTGCCTCGGGGCTGGTCCCCACCCTTGGCCCCTGGGTGCTACCAGCTCCTGCTGTACCAAGCAGGCCGGTGCCAACCTAGCAACTGCCGGAGGTGCCCAGGAGCCTATCGGGCACTGAGGGGGCTGCGGAGCTTCATGAGTGCCAATACCTTCGGCAATGCTGGCTTTTCCGTTTTACTGCCTGGGGCCCGGCTTGAGGGCCGCTGTGGACCCACCAATGCTCGAGTTAGATGCCATCTGG GTCTGAAGATCCCTCCTGGCTGTGAGCTGGTTGTTGGTGGTGAGCCCCAGTGTTGGGCTGAAGGGCACTGCCTCCTGGTGGACGACTCCTTCCTGCATACAGTGGCTCATAATG GATCCCCTGAAGATGGGCCTCGAGTGGTCTTCATCGTGGATCTCTGGCACCCTAACGTGGCTGGGGCTGAACGCCAAGCTCTTGACTTTGTCTTCGCACCAGACCCTTGA
- the Sez6l2 gene encoding seizure 6-like protein 2 isoform X1: MGTPKAQHPPPSQLLFLILLSCAWIEGLPLKEDEMMPEPGSETPTVASEDLAELLHGALLRKGPEIGFLPGSDPDPTLATPPAGQTLAAPSLPRATEPGTGPLTTAVTPKGVRGSGPTAPELLTPPPGTTAPPPPGPASPVPPLRPEGGEEETTTTIITTTTVTTTVTSPVLCNNNISEGEGFVESPDLGSTASRSVELLDCTYSIHVYPGYGIEIQVQTLNLSQEEELLVLAGGGSPGLAPRLLANSSMLGEGQVLRSPTNRLLLHFQSPRVPRGNGFRIHYQAYLLSCGFPPRPAHGDVSVTDLHPGGTATFHCDSGYQLQGEETLICLNGTRPAWTGEPPSCTASCGGTIHNATLGRIVSPEPGGAAGPNLTCRWVIEAAEGRRLHLHFERVSLDEDNDRLMVRSGGSPLSPVIYDSDMDDVPERGLISDAQSLYVELLSETPANPLLLSLRFEAFEEDRCFPPFLAHGNVTTTDPEYRPGALATFSCLPGYALEPPGPPNAIECVDPTEPHWNDTEPACKAMCGGELSEPAGVVLSPDWPQSYSPGQDCVWGLHVQEEKRILLQVEILNVREGDMLTLFDGDGPSARVLAQLRGPQPRRRLLSSGPDLTLQFQAPPGPPNPGLGQGFVLHFKEVPRNDTCPELPPPEWGWRTASHGDLIRGTVLTYQCEPGYELLGSDILTCQWDLSWSAAPPACQKIMTCADPGEITNGHRTASDAGFPVGSHVQYRCLPGYSLEGAAVLTCYSRDTGTPKWSDRVPKCALKYEPCLNPGVPENGYQTLYKHHYQAGESLRFFCYEGFELIGEVTITCVPGHPSQWTSQPPLCKVAYEELLDNRKLEVTQTTDPSRQLEGGNLALAILLPLGLVIVLGTGVYIYYTKLQGKSLFGFSGSHSYSPITVESDFSNPLYEAGDTREYEVSI, encoded by the exons ATGGGGACTCCCAAGGCCCAGCACCCGCCGCCTTCCCAGCTGCTGTTCCTAATTCTGCTGAGCTGTGCCTGGATTGAGG GTTTGCCCCTGAAGGAGGATGAGATGATGCCAGAGCCTGGAAGTGAGACTCCCACAGTGGCCTCTGAGGACCTGGCTGAGCTGCTCCATGGGGCTTTGCTGCGGAAGGGCCCAGAGATCGGCTTCTTGCCGG GATCTGACCCAGACCCCACACTAGCCACCCCTCCAGCCGGCCAGACTCTTGCAGCACCCTCCCTGCCACGTGCCACTGAGCCGGGGACAGGGCCTCTGACGACAGCTGTCACCCCTAAGGGGGTCAGAGGGTCAGGCCCCACCGCACCAGAGCTGCTGACCCCACCCCCTGGAACTacagccccgcccccacctgGCCCCGCCTCCCCGGTCCCACCCCTCAGGCccgagggaggagaggaagaaaccaccaccaccatcatcaccacaacAACTGTCACCACTACTGTCACCAGCCCAG TTCTGTGCAATAACAACATCTCCGAGGGCGAAGGGTTTGTGGAGTCTCCAGACTTGGGGAGCACTGCCAGCCGCTCTGTGGAGCTCCTAGATTGCACCTACAGCATCCACGTCTACCCTGGTTATGGCATTGAGATTCAG GTGCAGACACTCAACCTCTCTCAGGAGGAGGAGCTCCTGGTGCTGGCTGGTGGGGGCTCTCCAGGCCTGGCCCCCAGACTCCTGGCTAATTCCTCCATGCTGGGAGAAGGACAAGTGCTTCGGAGTCCAACAAACCGGCTGCTCCTGCATTTCCAGAGTCCTCGAGTCCCAAGGGGCAATGGCTTCAGGATTCACTATCAGG CATACCTTCTGAGCTGTGGCTTCCCACCCCGGCCAGCCCATGGGGACGTGAGCGTGACAGACTTGCATCCTGGGGGCACCGCCACCTTCCACTGTGACTCAGGATACCAGCTACAGGGTGAGGAGACCCTCATCTGCCTCAATGGCACCCGGCCAGCCTGGACTGGTGAACCCCCTAGCTGCACAG CATCTTGTGGTGGTACCATCCACAATGCCACACTGGGTCGCATTGTGTCCCCTGAGCCTGGGGGAGCTGCAGGGCCCAACCTCACCTGTCGCTGGGTCATCGAAGCGGCTGAGGGACGGCGGCTACACCTGCACTTTGAGAGAGTCTCACTGGATGAGGACAATGACCG GCTGATGGTGCGCTCAGGGGGAAGCCCCCTGTCCCCTGTGATTTATGACTCTGATATGGATGATGTCCCCGAGCGTGGCCTCATCAGTGACGCCCAGTCCCTCTACGTAGAGCTGCTTTCAGAGACGCCGGCCAACCCCCTGCTGCTCAGCCTCCGGTTTGAAG CCTTTGAGGAGGATCGCTGCTTCCCGCCTTTCCTGGCACATGGCAATGTGACCACCACAGATCCCGAGTACCGCCCAGGGGCACTGGCCACCTTCTCATGCCTCCCAGGATATGCTCTGGAGCCACCAGGGCCCCCCAATGCTATCGAATGTGTGGATCCCACTGAACCCCACTGGAATGACACAGAGCCAGCCTGCAAGG CCATGTGTGGAGGAGAGCTGTCTGAGCCAGCTGGTGTGGTACTCTCTCCCGACTGGCCCCAGAGTTACAGTCCTGGCCAAGACTGCGTGTGGGGCCTGCACGTCCAGGAAGAGAAGCGCATCTTGCTCCAAGTTGAAAT CTTGAATGTTCGCGAAGGGGATATGCTAACACTGTTCGACGGTGATGGCCCGAGCGCTCGAGTCCTGGCCCAGCTGCGGGGGCCTCAGCCACGCCGCCGCCTCCTCTCCTCTGGACCTGATCTCACTCTGCAGTTTCAGGCACCCCCTGGGCCTCCAAATCCGGGCCTAGGCCAGGGTTTCGTGTTACACTTCAAAG AGGTCCCGCGGAACGATACGTGCCCGGAACTGCCACCTCCTGAGTGGGGCTGGAGGACAGCATCCCACGGGGACCTTATCCGGGGCACAGTGCTCACTTACCAATGCGAGCCTGGCTACGAACTACTGGGATCAGACATCCTCACTTGCCAATGGGACCTGTCCTGGAGCGCGGCGCCACCTGCCTGCCAAAAGA TCATGACTTGTGCTGACCCTGGCGAGATCACTAATGGCCACCGGACTGCCTCAGATGCTGGTTTTCCTGTGGGCTCCCATGTCCAGTATCGATGTCTGCCAGGATACAGCCTAGAGGGGGCAGCTGTGCTCACCTGCTACAGCCGGGACACGGGCACACCCAAGTGGAGCGATCGGGTCCCCAAATGCGCCT TAAAGTACGAGCCATGCCTGAACCCCGGCGTTCCTGAGAATGGCTACCAGACATTGTACAAGCATCATTACCAAGCGGGGGAGTCACTACGCTTCTTCTGCTATGAGGGCTTTGAGCTCATCGGCGAGGTCACCATCACCTGTGTACCTGGGCACCCCTCCCAGTGGACAAGCCAGCCCCCACTCTGCAAAG tGGCCTATGAGGAGCTCCTGGACAACCGAAAACTGGAAG tgACCCAGACTACAGATCCATCACGGCAGCTGGAGGGTGGGAATCTCGCTTTGGCTATCCTGTTGCCCCTGGGCTTGGTCATTGTCCTTGGCACTGGTGTTTACATATACTACACTAA GCTACAAGGAAAATCCCTCTTTGGCTTCTCGGGCTCTCACTCCTACAGTCCCATTACCGTGGAGTCAGACTTCAGCAACCCACTGTATGAAGCTGGG GATACAAGGGAATATGAAGTTTCCATCTAA
- the Cdipt gene encoding CDP-diacylglycerol--inositol 3-phosphatidyltransferase isoform X1, translating to MPEENIFLFVPNLIGYARIVFAIISFYFMPCCPFTASSFYLLSGLLDAFDGHAARALNQGTRFGAMLDMLTDRCATMCLLVNLALLYPRATLLFQLSMSLDVASHWLHLHSSVVRGSESHKMIDLSGNPVLRIYYTSRPALFTLCAGNELFYCLLYLFNFSEGPLVGSVGLFRMGLWITAPIALLKSIISVIHLVTAARNMAALDAADRAKKK from the exons ATGCCAGAGGAAAATATCTTCCTGTTCGTGCCTAATCTTATTG GTTATGCCCGGATTGTTTTCGCCATCATTTCCTTCTACTTTATGCCCTGCTGCCCCTTCACGGCCTCCTCCTTCTATCTACTCAGCGGACTTCTAGACGCTTTCGATGGACACGCAGCTCGAGCCCTTAATCAAG GAACCCGATTTGGGGCCATGCTCGACATGCTGACGGACCGTTGCGCCACCATGTGTCTCTTGGTCAACCTGGCCCTGCTCTACCCTCGGGCCACTCTTCTGTTCCAGCTCAGCATGAGCCTGGACGTGGCCAGTCACTGGCTGCATCTGCACAG ttcTGTGGTGCGAGGCAGTGAGAGCCACAAGATGATTGACCTGTCTGGGAACCCTGTGCTTCGCATCTACTATACTTCCAGG CCTGCTCTGTTCACCCTGTGTGCTGGAAATGAACTCTTCTATTGCCTCCTGTACCTGTTCAATTTCTCCGAGGGACCACTAG TCGGCTCTGTGGGGCTTTTCCGAATGGGCCTCTGGATCACAGCTCCCATTGCCCTGCTCAAGTCCATCATTAGTGTCATCCACCTCGTCACGGCTGCAAGGAACATGGCTGCCCTCGATGCAGCAGACCGCGCCAAGAAGAAATga
- the Asphd1 gene encoding aspartate beta-hydroxylase domain-containing protein 1 isoform X2 yields the protein MSANTFGNAGFSVLLPGARLEGRCGPTNARVRCHLGLKIPPGCELVVGGEPQCWAEGHCLLVDDSFLHTVAHNGSPEDGPRVVFIVDLWHPNVAGAERQALDFVFAPDP from the exons ATGAGTGCCAATACCTTCGGCAATGCTGGCTTTTCCGTTTTACTGCCTGGGGCCCGGCTTGAGGGCCGCTGTGGACCCACCAATGCTCGAGTTAGATGCCATCTGG GTCTGAAGATCCCTCCTGGCTGTGAGCTGGTTGTTGGTGGTGAGCCCCAGTGTTGGGCTGAAGGGCACTGCCTCCTGGTGGACGACTCCTTCCTGCATACAGTGGCTCATAATG GATCCCCTGAAGATGGGCCTCGAGTGGTCTTCATCGTGGATCTCTGGCACCCTAACGTGGCTGGGGCTGAACGCCAAGCTCTTGACTTTGTCTTCGCACCAGACCCTTGA
- the Sez6l2 gene encoding seizure 6-like protein 2 isoform X2, with protein MGTPKAQHPPPSQLLFLILLSCAWIEGLPLKEDEMMPEPGSETPTVASEDLAELLHGALLRKGPEIGFLPGSDPDPTLATPPAGQTLAAPSLPRATEPGTGPLTTAVTPKGVRGSGPTAPELLTPPPGTTAPPPPGPASPVPPLRPEGGEEETTTTIITTTTVTTTVTSPVLCNNNISEGEGFVESPDLGSTASRSVELLDCTYSIHVYPGYGIEIQVQTLNLSQEEELLVLAGGGSPGLAPRLLANSSMLGEGQVLRSPTNRLLLHFQSPRVPRGNGFRIHYQAYLLSCGFPPRPAHGDVSVTDLHPGGTATFHCDSGYQLQGEETLICLNGTRPAWTGEPPSCTASCGGTIHNATLGRIVSPEPGGAAGPNLTCRWVIEAAEGRRLHLHFERVSLDEDNDRLMVRSGGSPLSPVIYDSDMDDVPERGLISDAQSLYVELLSETPANPLLLSLRFEAFEEDRCFPPFLAHGNVTTTDPEYRPGALATFSCLPGYALEPPGPPNAIECVDPTEPHWNDTEPACKAMCGGELSEPAGVVLSPDWPQSYSPGQDCVWGLHVQEEKRILLQVEILNVREGDMLTLFDGDGPSARVLAQLRGPQPRRRLLSSGPDLTLQFQAPPGPPNPGLGQGFVLHFKEVPRNDTCPELPPPEWGWRTASHGDLIRGTVLTYQCEPGYELLGSDILTCQWDLSWSAAPPACQKIMTCADPGEITNGHRTASDAGFPVGSHVQYRCLPGYSLEGAAVLTCYSRDTGTPKWSDRVPKCALKYEPCLNPGVPENGYQTLYKHHYQAGESLRFFCYEGFELIGEVTITCVPGHPSQWTSQPPLCKVTQTTDPSRQLEGGNLALAILLPLGLVIVLGTGVYIYYTKLQGKSLFGFSGSHSYSPITVESDFSNPLYEAGDTREYEVSI; from the exons ATGGGGACTCCCAAGGCCCAGCACCCGCCGCCTTCCCAGCTGCTGTTCCTAATTCTGCTGAGCTGTGCCTGGATTGAGG GTTTGCCCCTGAAGGAGGATGAGATGATGCCAGAGCCTGGAAGTGAGACTCCCACAGTGGCCTCTGAGGACCTGGCTGAGCTGCTCCATGGGGCTTTGCTGCGGAAGGGCCCAGAGATCGGCTTCTTGCCGG GATCTGACCCAGACCCCACACTAGCCACCCCTCCAGCCGGCCAGACTCTTGCAGCACCCTCCCTGCCACGTGCCACTGAGCCGGGGACAGGGCCTCTGACGACAGCTGTCACCCCTAAGGGGGTCAGAGGGTCAGGCCCCACCGCACCAGAGCTGCTGACCCCACCCCCTGGAACTacagccccgcccccacctgGCCCCGCCTCCCCGGTCCCACCCCTCAGGCccgagggaggagaggaagaaaccaccaccaccatcatcaccacaacAACTGTCACCACTACTGTCACCAGCCCAG TTCTGTGCAATAACAACATCTCCGAGGGCGAAGGGTTTGTGGAGTCTCCAGACTTGGGGAGCACTGCCAGCCGCTCTGTGGAGCTCCTAGATTGCACCTACAGCATCCACGTCTACCCTGGTTATGGCATTGAGATTCAG GTGCAGACACTCAACCTCTCTCAGGAGGAGGAGCTCCTGGTGCTGGCTGGTGGGGGCTCTCCAGGCCTGGCCCCCAGACTCCTGGCTAATTCCTCCATGCTGGGAGAAGGACAAGTGCTTCGGAGTCCAACAAACCGGCTGCTCCTGCATTTCCAGAGTCCTCGAGTCCCAAGGGGCAATGGCTTCAGGATTCACTATCAGG CATACCTTCTGAGCTGTGGCTTCCCACCCCGGCCAGCCCATGGGGACGTGAGCGTGACAGACTTGCATCCTGGGGGCACCGCCACCTTCCACTGTGACTCAGGATACCAGCTACAGGGTGAGGAGACCCTCATCTGCCTCAATGGCACCCGGCCAGCCTGGACTGGTGAACCCCCTAGCTGCACAG CATCTTGTGGTGGTACCATCCACAATGCCACACTGGGTCGCATTGTGTCCCCTGAGCCTGGGGGAGCTGCAGGGCCCAACCTCACCTGTCGCTGGGTCATCGAAGCGGCTGAGGGACGGCGGCTACACCTGCACTTTGAGAGAGTCTCACTGGATGAGGACAATGACCG GCTGATGGTGCGCTCAGGGGGAAGCCCCCTGTCCCCTGTGATTTATGACTCTGATATGGATGATGTCCCCGAGCGTGGCCTCATCAGTGACGCCCAGTCCCTCTACGTAGAGCTGCTTTCAGAGACGCCGGCCAACCCCCTGCTGCTCAGCCTCCGGTTTGAAG CCTTTGAGGAGGATCGCTGCTTCCCGCCTTTCCTGGCACATGGCAATGTGACCACCACAGATCCCGAGTACCGCCCAGGGGCACTGGCCACCTTCTCATGCCTCCCAGGATATGCTCTGGAGCCACCAGGGCCCCCCAATGCTATCGAATGTGTGGATCCCACTGAACCCCACTGGAATGACACAGAGCCAGCCTGCAAGG CCATGTGTGGAGGAGAGCTGTCTGAGCCAGCTGGTGTGGTACTCTCTCCCGACTGGCCCCAGAGTTACAGTCCTGGCCAAGACTGCGTGTGGGGCCTGCACGTCCAGGAAGAGAAGCGCATCTTGCTCCAAGTTGAAAT CTTGAATGTTCGCGAAGGGGATATGCTAACACTGTTCGACGGTGATGGCCCGAGCGCTCGAGTCCTGGCCCAGCTGCGGGGGCCTCAGCCACGCCGCCGCCTCCTCTCCTCTGGACCTGATCTCACTCTGCAGTTTCAGGCACCCCCTGGGCCTCCAAATCCGGGCCTAGGCCAGGGTTTCGTGTTACACTTCAAAG AGGTCCCGCGGAACGATACGTGCCCGGAACTGCCACCTCCTGAGTGGGGCTGGAGGACAGCATCCCACGGGGACCTTATCCGGGGCACAGTGCTCACTTACCAATGCGAGCCTGGCTACGAACTACTGGGATCAGACATCCTCACTTGCCAATGGGACCTGTCCTGGAGCGCGGCGCCACCTGCCTGCCAAAAGA TCATGACTTGTGCTGACCCTGGCGAGATCACTAATGGCCACCGGACTGCCTCAGATGCTGGTTTTCCTGTGGGCTCCCATGTCCAGTATCGATGTCTGCCAGGATACAGCCTAGAGGGGGCAGCTGTGCTCACCTGCTACAGCCGGGACACGGGCACACCCAAGTGGAGCGATCGGGTCCCCAAATGCGCCT TAAAGTACGAGCCATGCCTGAACCCCGGCGTTCCTGAGAATGGCTACCAGACATTGTACAAGCATCATTACCAAGCGGGGGAGTCACTACGCTTCTTCTGCTATGAGGGCTTTGAGCTCATCGGCGAGGTCACCATCACCTGTGTACCTGGGCACCCCTCCCAGTGGACAAGCCAGCCCCCACTCTGCAAAG tgACCCAGACTACAGATCCATCACGGCAGCTGGAGGGTGGGAATCTCGCTTTGGCTATCCTGTTGCCCCTGGGCTTGGTCATTGTCCTTGGCACTGGTGTTTACATATACTACACTAA GCTACAAGGAAAATCCCTCTTTGGCTTCTCGGGCTCTCACTCCTACAGTCCCATTACCGTGGAGTCAGACTTCAGCAACCCACTGTATGAAGCTGGG GATACAAGGGAATATGAAGTTTCCATCTAA